In Sedimenticola thiotaurini, the following proteins share a genomic window:
- a CDS encoding ATP-binding protein, whose product MFLKQFVYINWGNIPNIEFDFGPVNLFSGGNGSGKTTAADAIQTVMTAAHENLFQYNPGQDETTQRGRGGKRVRTLASYVLGCDDGSYARLDPTDGYLAAVFHPTRGESGEPFTAIIAVRAWLDSAGNNRVARQEDGQFFIISGEQLGLNHFVRQDSAGRYVVPLPELQTLLISEFGKRRVEKYDTKKAYLRRLYGALRGKPDAVTEAEAVAAARAFSRFMSYKPIKGINRFVADEILERKDLGEAVRSVSSQLKTIHHMERDAANLLASMATLQRAGDQVQRYNEQWSELNLLDYSLAQAEYQTRQADYLRGKRRQQSQREAQRDTDQALVRLEHQMEQVRDQLISLEAQRQGVHSLRQKDELEKQRDQLNNRLAQQAQSVLAQDRLVSDNIQASQDIAEALQDGTLLEGQSRITAMEAEALTREVAGTDRQLIQELHHLVQRDISGAMPTLEAELAQAQALQQTHNRWHRFWHDGETGESPREQLAALSHARRSRYQQLTEQRRQKQQEIERLNANQVSYPPYVERALKAIRQHCPAADPRVLCDHVEVKDPRWQAAIEGYLGGARFSILVEPDYEAEAIRIVRQLPGRDNRARVIQGTRAARDAARLSLDPQSIIHVLAFSHAVARAYLTASYGSVLRVASAESLRMTRRGITEDGMGSGNYSMWRCDLPDSELVFGAAARERALQAKLQELTEIELEWNQANDHLQQIGRLLGAVDRLRVTGYGDGLQAIVETHQALARVEGLLQQLDLSEHQELEERLQALKAEQQELEKSKGQLHEKRGEIRTELESIDKQLKALSDLQEQNRERLDQCEAALQALAATWPEFDLEARLQLADEEAPDLDINTARNFRHELEKGLQYSQRKAEEEIKAHNQHCRPADTIIYPDFTGDYDAALFRAMCGLRREIDRVYNILKNNILVEKHQQLDELKGAFNNAFVTHLCHTIHQALNDGKRQVEQLNRELQHHRFGADRETFRFDSDWIPEYRDYARFFQEVVKNPQLGDEATLFEVELSAKSQKVLDELMGMLLDEDEQRAMRDLERIADYRNYRRYEIYKEVEGKPPIPLSEYGTGSGGQLETPAYIIRSAAITSAFRFAEGSTHLRMVLVDEAFSKMDETRSREVIDYLTGSLGLQLLFIMPTSKCGPYMDLISHEFVFAKVPSETLRGELRTRVLVDRKQCNQERIQALWANHRRNVYHQAELDFMQEFAASGE is encoded by the coding sequence ATGTTTCTTAAGCAGTTTGTCTATATCAACTGGGGCAATATCCCCAATATTGAATTTGACTTCGGTCCGGTCAACCTCTTTTCCGGTGGCAACGGCTCCGGCAAGACCACCGCGGCGGATGCCATCCAGACGGTGATGACCGCGGCCCATGAGAATCTGTTCCAGTACAACCCGGGCCAGGATGAGACCACCCAGCGGGGCCGTGGCGGTAAGCGGGTGCGCACCCTGGCCTCCTATGTGCTGGGTTGCGATGACGGCAGTTATGCCCGGCTCGATCCCACCGACGGCTACCTGGCGGCGGTGTTTCATCCCACCCGGGGGGAGAGCGGTGAACCCTTCACCGCCATTATTGCGGTGCGGGCCTGGCTCGACAGCGCCGGCAACAACCGGGTGGCACGCCAGGAGGATGGGCAGTTTTTCATCATCAGTGGTGAACAGCTCGGCTTGAATCACTTTGTACGCCAGGACAGTGCCGGTCGCTATGTGGTGCCTCTGCCCGAGTTGCAGACCCTGTTGATCAGTGAGTTCGGCAAGCGCCGGGTGGAGAAGTACGACACCAAAAAGGCCTATCTGCGGCGCCTCTACGGCGCCCTGCGCGGCAAACCGGATGCCGTCACCGAGGCGGAAGCGGTGGCCGCCGCCCGCGCCTTCTCCCGTTTCATGTCCTACAAGCCGATCAAGGGGATCAACCGTTTCGTGGCGGACGAGATCCTGGAACGGAAGGATCTGGGTGAGGCGGTTCGCTCGGTCTCCAGCCAGCTCAAGACCATTCACCACATGGAGCGGGACGCCGCCAATCTGCTGGCGTCCATGGCGACCCTGCAGCGTGCCGGCGATCAGGTGCAGCGTTATAACGAGCAGTGGAGTGAACTGAACCTGCTCGATTACTCCCTGGCCCAGGCGGAATACCAGACCCGTCAGGCCGATTATCTGCGCGGTAAGCGCCGGCAGCAGAGCCAGCGCGAGGCGCAGCGGGATACCGATCAGGCGCTGGTCCGGCTGGAGCACCAGATGGAGCAGGTGCGTGATCAGCTGATCAGCCTGGAGGCGCAGCGCCAGGGGGTGCACTCCCTGCGCCAGAAGGATGAGCTGGAGAAGCAGCGTGACCAGCTGAATAACCGGTTGGCGCAGCAGGCCCAATCGGTGCTGGCCCAGGACCGGCTGGTCTCGGACAACATCCAGGCCAGCCAGGATATCGCCGAGGCATTGCAGGATGGAACCCTGCTGGAGGGCCAGTCCCGGATCACGGCTATGGAGGCGGAGGCCCTGACGCGGGAGGTGGCCGGTACCGACCGGCAGCTGATCCAGGAGCTGCACCACCTGGTGCAAAGGGACATCTCCGGTGCCATGCCGACCCTGGAGGCTGAGCTGGCGCAGGCCCAGGCTTTGCAGCAGACACACAATCGCTGGCACCGGTTCTGGCATGACGGCGAAACCGGAGAGTCGCCGCGGGAGCAGCTGGCGGCTTTGTCGCACGCACGCCGATCCCGTTACCAGCAGCTGACCGAGCAGCGGCGTCAGAAGCAGCAGGAGATCGAGCGGCTGAATGCCAACCAGGTCAGCTATCCCCCCTATGTGGAGCGGGCGCTGAAAGCGATCCGTCAGCACTGCCCGGCGGCCGATCCCCGGGTGCTTTGCGACCACGTGGAGGTGAAGGACCCCCGCTGGCAGGCGGCTATCGAAGGCTACCTGGGGGGTGCGCGCTTCTCCATTCTGGTGGAGCCGGACTACGAAGCTGAAGCGATCCGCATCGTGCGACAGCTGCCGGGCCGGGACAACCGGGCCCGGGTGATCCAGGGGACCCGGGCGGCCCGGGATGCAGCCCGTCTGAGTCTCGATCCCCAATCGATTATCCATGTTCTGGCGTTCAGCCATGCGGTCGCCCGTGCCTACCTGACCGCCAGCTATGGCAGTGTGTTGCGGGTCGCATCAGCGGAGTCCCTGCGCATGACCCGCCGCGGTATCACCGAGGATGGCATGGGCTCCGGTAACTACAGTATGTGGCGCTGTGATCTGCCGGACAGTGAACTGGTGTTTGGCGCAGCGGCGCGGGAGCGGGCCTTGCAGGCCAAACTGCAGGAGCTCACCGAGATCGAACTGGAGTGGAACCAGGCCAATGACCATCTGCAACAGATCGGCCGGTTGCTGGGGGCGGTGGACCGGCTGCGTGTCACCGGCTATGGCGATGGGTTACAGGCGATCGTGGAGACCCATCAGGCGCTGGCGCGGGTCGAGGGATTACTGCAACAGCTGGACCTGAGCGAGCACCAGGAGCTGGAGGAGCGTCTGCAGGCGCTGAAGGCAGAGCAGCAGGAGTTGGAGAAGAGCAAGGGTCAACTGCATGAAAAGCGCGGTGAGATCCGTACCGAACTGGAGAGTATCGATAAACAGCTCAAGGCCCTGAGTGATCTGCAGGAGCAGAACCGGGAGCGGTTGGATCAGTGCGAGGCGGCACTGCAGGCGCTGGCGGCGACCTGGCCCGAGTTCGATCTGGAGGCACGTCTGCAGCTGGCGGACGAGGAGGCGCCTGATCTGGATATCAACACAGCGCGCAATTTCCGTCACGAACTGGAGAAGGGGTTGCAGTACTCCCAGCGCAAGGCGGAGGAGGAGATCAAGGCCCACAACCAGCACTGTCGACCGGCCGATACCATCATCTATCCCGATTTTACCGGTGACTACGATGCCGCCCTGTTTCGTGCCATGTGCGGCCTGCGACGGGAGATCGACCGGGTCTACAATATCCTGAAAAACAATATCCTGGTGGAGAAACACCAGCAGCTGGATGAGTTGAAGGGGGCGTTTAACAACGCCTTTGTAACTCACCTCTGCCACACCATTCACCAGGCACTGAACGACGGCAAACGCCAGGTCGAACAGTTGAACCGGGAGCTGCAACACCACCGCTTTGGCGCTGACCGGGAGACCTTCCGCTTCGACAGCGATTGGATACCGGAGTACCGGGACTACGCCCGCTTCTTTCAGGAGGTGGTGAAGAATCCGCAGTTGGGGGATGAGGCTACCCTGTTCGAGGTGGAGCTGTCGGCAAAATCACAGAAGGTGCTGGACGAGTTGATGGGTATGCTGCTGGACGAGGACGAGCAGCGGGCGATGCGGGATCTGGAGCGAATTGCCGACTACCGCAACTATCGTCGCTACGAGATCTACAAGGAGGTGGAAGGGAAGCCGCCCATCCCCCTTAGCGAGTACGGCACCGGCTCGGGTGGTCAGCTGGAAACGCCGGCTTATATCATCCGCTCCGCTGCCATCACCTCCGCTTTCCGGTTTGCCGAAGGCAGTACCCACCTGCGCATGGTGCTGGTGGACGAGGCGTTCTCCAAGATGGACGAGACCCGCTCCCGGGAGGTGATCGACTACCTGACCGGCAGCCTGGGTCTGCAACTGCTGTTTATCATGCCCACCAGCAAGTGCGGCCCTTACATGGACCTGATCAGTCACGAGTTCGTCTTTGCCAAGGTGCCGAGCGAGACACTGCGGGGCGAGCTGCGGACCCGTGTACTGGTGGATCGGAAGCAGTGTAACCAGGAGCGTATCCAGGCCCTCTGGGCCAATCACCGGCGTAACGTCTATCACCAGGCCGAGCTGGATTTCATGCAGGAGTTTGCTGCCAGTGGGGAGTGA
- a CDS encoding Wadjet anti-phage system protein JetA family protein, whose product MFFAQGREHFFKPLNGKYRGQVLDCLRTFYATLYGSLADYSRSFQRDQVIEILEETIARSPVLDEDEAEAHQAPARSQREQANWILNQLLEHGWLERQVDEATMQSTYAFTRLGRLFTQPMVEAAGGRFRTRHRNTRNTRNALQSFLDKGEVYDLLDAFEYSERIISDFSDVIAELDERKRQLVREVEAQQVVQRASDEFFDFMERRFMPDLSIRLSADSVEKYRDEIGELINKARRKRREFKARAERELRRAAPELIEHVSRSVYLRILDGIETRMHNASAIMLPALRQALNGFTRRADIIMRQLSYTGASAQNRLFSLCEQLRQAPEAEQARLLSDMGRVLSVMDMGFVDPDTIRLHQGRRPRLVNTAVEAEPSDDRASRKALFVQTAVDLAFTFNSQGQRDYLVRALCEGHRIRSHQLPVGDARELLMSAHVIEVGALGAGEFAFRVTPTNNRVGSEYFHACDEFTIELIERESDAERSAG is encoded by the coding sequence GTGTTTTTTGCCCAGGGCCGGGAGCACTTCTTCAAACCGCTCAACGGCAAATACCGTGGCCAGGTGCTGGACTGCCTGCGCACTTTTTACGCCACTCTGTATGGCTCGCTGGCTGATTACAGTCGCAGTTTCCAGCGTGATCAGGTGATCGAGATCCTGGAGGAGACCATCGCCCGCAGCCCGGTGCTGGACGAGGATGAAGCGGAGGCCCACCAGGCCCCGGCCCGTTCCCAGCGTGAGCAGGCCAACTGGATACTGAATCAGCTGCTGGAGCACGGCTGGCTGGAGCGCCAGGTGGACGAGGCCACCATGCAGAGCACCTATGCCTTCACCCGCCTTGGCCGGCTGTTCACCCAGCCCATGGTGGAGGCTGCCGGCGGCCGGTTTCGTACCCGCCATCGCAATACCCGGAACACCCGCAACGCCCTGCAGTCGTTTCTCGATAAGGGCGAAGTGTACGACCTGCTGGATGCGTTCGAATATTCGGAACGGATCATCTCCGATTTCTCCGATGTGATTGCCGAACTGGATGAGCGTAAGCGCCAGCTGGTCCGGGAGGTGGAGGCGCAGCAGGTGGTGCAGCGCGCCTCGGATGAGTTTTTCGATTTCATGGAGCGGCGCTTCATGCCGGATCTGTCGATCCGTCTTTCCGCCGACTCGGTGGAGAAGTACCGGGACGAGATCGGTGAATTGATCAACAAGGCGCGGCGCAAGCGGCGGGAGTTCAAGGCCCGGGCGGAGCGGGAGCTGCGCCGGGCGGCACCGGAGCTGATTGAGCATGTCAGCCGATCGGTCTACCTGCGCATACTCGATGGCATCGAGACCCGTATGCACAACGCCTCTGCCATTATGCTGCCGGCACTGCGCCAGGCGCTGAACGGCTTCACCCGCCGGGCCGATATCATCATGCGCCAGTTGAGTTATACCGGGGCGTCGGCCCAGAACCGGCTGTTCAGCCTGTGCGAACAGCTGCGCCAGGCCCCGGAAGCGGAGCAGGCGCGGCTGTTGTCCGACATGGGGCGGGTTCTGTCGGTGATGGATATGGGCTTTGTCGATCCCGACACTATCCGGCTGCATCAGGGCCGGCGGCCCCGGCTGGTGAATACCGCGGTCGAAGCGGAACCGAGCGACGACCGGGCTTCGCGCAAGGCACTGTTTGTCCAGACAGCGGTGGACCTGGCATTCACCTTCAACAGCCAGGGGCAGCGGGATTACCTGGTGCGGGCGCTGTGTGAAGGTCACCGGATCAGGAGTCACCAACTGCCGGTGGGGGACGCCCGTGAACTGTTGATGAGTGCCCATGTGATCGAGGTCGGGGCCCTGGGAGCGGGCGAATTTGCCTTTCGCGTGACGCCCACCAACAACCGGGTTGGTAGTGAATATTTTCACGCCTGTGACGAATTTACCATTGAACTGATTGAGCGAGAGAGTGATGCTGAGCGAAGCGCTGGGTGA
- a CDS encoding universal stress protein, producing the protein MNLFSNILYLSEAGADQASSLERAVTMAENSLAKLTVIDVVPVLSAGIGLPAGGPISEKLQTHMVSDRRQELEALVEPYRERLDIQIDVLVGTRFIQAIRAVLRNHYDLLIKPVENPDFIQRLFGSDDMQLLRNCPCPLWLVREAEKTNYENILAAVDFDLDNLDTEDQGLNRQILDLSSSLALSDFAALHLAHVWEAPGELSIRLWSDDPETASVAYLNDVRSRHEAALEAFRKQFKERIGEETYDYLAPSFHLYQGAAATVIPELAEKIDADLVVMGTVARTGIAGLLIGNTAEAILEQLQCSVLAIKPSGFVSPVTLPKE; encoded by the coding sequence ATGAACCTGTTTAGCAATATTCTTTACCTGTCCGAAGCGGGGGCCGATCAGGCGTCCTCCCTCGAACGGGCCGTCACCATGGCGGAAAACAGTCTGGCGAAACTGACAGTGATCGACGTGGTCCCGGTACTTTCGGCGGGCATCGGTCTTCCCGCAGGTGGTCCGATTTCGGAAAAACTGCAGACGCATATGGTTTCAGATCGTCGTCAGGAACTGGAAGCCCTGGTGGAGCCTTACCGGGAACGGCTTGATATCCAGATCGACGTGTTGGTGGGGACCCGGTTTATCCAGGCCATTCGGGCGGTGCTGCGCAACCATTATGATCTGCTGATCAAACCGGTTGAAAATCCCGACTTCATACAGCGCCTGTTCGGCAGTGACGATATGCAGCTGCTGCGCAACTGTCCCTGTCCCCTGTGGCTGGTGCGGGAAGCAGAGAAGACTAACTATGAGAACATACTGGCGGCGGTCGATTTTGATCTGGACAACCTCGATACAGAGGACCAGGGCCTGAATCGCCAGATACTGGATTTGTCCAGTTCGCTGGCCCTGTCCGATTTCGCCGCGCTGCACCTGGCCCATGTCTGGGAGGCGCCGGGTGAACTGTCGATCCGGTTATGGAGTGATGATCCGGAAACCGCCAGTGTGGCCTATCTCAACGATGTGCGGTCTCGCCACGAAGCGGCCCTGGAGGCTTTCCGCAAACAGTTCAAGGAGCGGATCGGCGAGGAGACCTATGACTACCTGGCCCCCAGTTTCCATCTCTACCAGGGGGCGGCCGCCACGGTCATACCGGAACTGGCGGAGAAGATCGATGCCGATCTGGTGGTGATGGGGACAGTGGCGCGAACCGGTATCGCCGGATTACTGATTGGTAATACCGCGGAGGCGATCCTGGAGCAGTTGCAGTGTTCTGTACTGGCGATCAAGCCGAGCGGATTTGTCTCACCGGTCACCCTGCCCAAAGAGTAA
- a CDS encoding ArsR/SmtB family transcription factor has product MDHEQVAASLAELGNVHRLSVFRFLVKAGHAGAPVGEIQKALGIPASTLSHHLARMARVGLIRQEKHSRSIVCIPEYEHLDNLIGFLQDQCCMGMDDGGDSRPR; this is encoded by the coding sequence ATGGATCACGAGCAAGTCGCGGCCAGTCTGGCCGAACTGGGGAATGTCCACCGGCTGTCAGTGTTTCGGTTCCTGGTCAAAGCCGGACATGCAGGGGCACCGGTAGGGGAGATACAGAAAGCCCTGGGGATTCCCGCTTCAACATTGTCACACCACCTGGCACGCATGGCCCGGGTCGGACTGATCAGGCAGGAGAAGCACAGCCGCAGCATTGTCTGTATACCCGAGTATGAACATTTAGATAATCTGATCGGCTTTTTGCAGGATCAGTGTTGCATGGGCATGGATGATGGAGGTGATTCCAGACCGCGCTGA
- a CDS encoding Wadjet anti-phage system protein JetD domain-containing protein, which translates to MTNGQLDGLPVPPWLHEEPEIRDLLDSLLTRLDKTPLAERKQALTVRLSKKHQPNLFKNSEASDCSWGLLMSLSGVVLTVTENPKRKPFDPVCAGATVRLLAGAEEAAEALLRRWLDRPCLPSYSARWAAVVAAGDQLFPGATTELIRRVPKLADKTPRELLSAFVCIGAYQEEGLTLRQLSARCFWGNSKFLDSREDLVRSLFPQIIIAPRPVIIHVYLPAQLTDVLFIENQDTYLQTAASDSAAVDRHALIYVSGFKGAAARIRDPQGALVHFHAVSDPRHQKQFLDWWFSRNEANWPVWFWGDLDFSGFMILKALRGVFGDVSAWPAGYLPMLDLLAKSAGHSAENGNKGGQIDPGDTGCAYADGVLLPALRSSGLLVDQEAVSI; encoded by the coding sequence GTGACAAACGGCCAATTGGATGGGCTGCCGGTACCGCCCTGGTTGCACGAAGAGCCGGAGATCCGAGATCTGCTCGATTCACTCTTGACACGGTTGGATAAAACACCGCTGGCCGAGCGCAAGCAAGCGCTCACCGTGCGGTTGTCAAAAAAGCATCAGCCGAATCTGTTCAAAAACAGTGAAGCGTCGGATTGCAGCTGGGGGCTGCTGATGTCGCTGTCAGGTGTGGTACTGACGGTCACTGAGAATCCGAAACGGAAACCGTTTGATCCTGTCTGTGCCGGTGCCACCGTTCGTTTGCTGGCCGGGGCTGAAGAGGCAGCGGAGGCGCTGCTTCGACGGTGGCTGGATCGCCCCTGTTTGCCATCCTATTCAGCTCGTTGGGCAGCAGTGGTAGCGGCAGGTGACCAGCTGTTTCCCGGGGCAACAACTGAACTCATTCGGCGGGTGCCCAAGCTGGCCGACAAGACCCCGCGGGAGTTGCTGTCCGCCTTTGTCTGCATAGGTGCCTATCAGGAAGAAGGGCTGACGCTTCGTCAGCTGAGTGCCAGATGTTTCTGGGGTAACTCCAAGTTTCTTGATTCACGAGAGGATCTGGTGCGGAGTCTGTTCCCTCAGATAATTATTGCCCCCCGTCCGGTCATTATTCATGTGTATCTCCCCGCCCAACTGACCGATGTCCTGTTTATAGAGAATCAGGATACCTACCTGCAGACTGCTGCCAGTGACTCAGCTGCGGTAGACAGACACGCACTAATTTATGTGTCCGGTTTTAAAGGAGCTGCCGCGCGAATCCGTGACCCACAGGGGGCGTTAGTGCATTTCCATGCCGTCAGCGATCCACGGCATCAAAAACAGTTTCTGGACTGGTGGTTTTCCAGGAACGAGGCCAACTGGCCTGTCTGGTTCTGGGGTGACCTGGATTTTTCCGGTTTTATGATTCTGAAGGCTTTACGGGGCGTGTTCGGTGATGTGAGCGCCTGGCCCGCCGGTTATCTGCCCATGCTGGATCTGCTGGCTAAATCAGCAGGGCATTCGGCTGAAAACGGTAACAAAGGCGGCCAGATTGATCCGGGGGATACCGGCTGTGCATACGCAGACGGGGTGCTGTTGCCGGCGCTGAGATCGAGCGGACTGCTTGTCGATCAGGAAGCCGTTTCGATCTGA
- a CDS encoding DUF4194 domain-containing protein has translation MSERVMLSEALGEALETTGVTLQEFRELLLRLLNYGVLCRAESHTEQQLYDRYLRIESLVGEYLDLIGITLFHDRRFAYLRLYPPGASVPGMEDAPEGAFAGGLRARLRQDEVALLLVLRLQYDKALREGQLDEQGYVMESVESLSIAMRNLLGRTLPDKIMERKRVFNRLRQLRLIEYRQDEEMESGEAWMRIHPMIVTFVTDEALAALEQGLPQTDPDEDDNVS, from the coding sequence TTGAGCGAGAGAGTGATGCTGAGCGAAGCGCTGGGTGAGGCCCTGGAGACAACCGGGGTGACGTTGCAGGAGTTCCGTGAACTGCTCCTGCGGTTGCTCAATTACGGGGTGCTGTGCCGCGCCGAGAGTCACACCGAACAGCAGCTCTACGACCGCTATCTGCGTATCGAATCCCTGGTTGGGGAGTATCTGGATCTGATCGGTATCACGCTGTTCCATGATCGTCGTTTCGCCTACCTGCGGCTCTATCCCCCCGGTGCCAGCGTGCCCGGCATGGAGGATGCACCCGAGGGCGCCTTTGCCGGCGGTCTGCGGGCGCGGCTGCGCCAGGATGAGGTGGCGCTACTGCTGGTACTGCGCTTGCAGTATGACAAGGCGCTGCGGGAGGGGCAGCTGGACGAGCAGGGCTATGTCATGGAGTCGGTGGAGTCCCTGTCCATCGCCATGCGCAATCTGCTGGGCCGCACCCTGCCGGACAAGATCATGGAGCGCAAGCGGGTATTCAACCGGCTGCGGCAACTGCGCCTGATCGAGTATCGCCAGGACGAGGAGATGGAGAGCGGCGAGGCCTGGATGCGGATCCATCCCATGATTGTCACCTTTGTGACGGATGAGGCCCTGGCGGCTCTGGAGCAGGGGCTGCCACAAACCGACCCGGATGAGGACGACAATGTTTCTTAA
- a CDS encoding cation:proton antiporter gives MEHLAQILLLLAVAIAIVVTFQRLHIPTSLGYLLVGVVLGPYTMGPVVSMPELHALAEFGVVFLLFTIGLNFSIPQLNALRNQILGLGTGQVVFTTLVAGVVVWLAGLPVAAAFVFGAVFAQSSTTIIASLLTEQGEENSQHGRLGLAMSVFQDVTAVPFLVIIPVLGMSVAPDVLSVTLVWALAKAVFAFLVMFFAGRWLLGPLFQLVSERRSLEMFTLTVLLVALFAAWTTHSLGLSLAFGGFLAGMMLGETEFRHQIESSVSPFRDVLLGLFFIGIGMRFDPASIPPIWHWALLGALLILVSKILIVAIMVHRVTADKRVAWRTGLMLSVGGEFGLALIAIAIDSQVLDLQLSQVAITSVLLSMVAGAILIRFNGPVVNRLVKGAGAKLDSSEGLKDIPGQQVVIGGYGRVGHTIAVLLHSCGIPFVAVDADPERVAQGRADGHQVFFGDITDPGLLAAIHVERASLLVITVDGSATALGAISYMRRACPQVPVVVRARDLESSTQLLDAGASHAYPETIEASLRLGASALQMLNVPVDEIDQVVQGVRDWGYRPVLEKDTKES, from the coding sequence ATGGAACATCTGGCACAAATCCTTCTTCTTCTGGCCGTTGCGATTGCCATCGTGGTGACGTTTCAGCGCCTGCACATTCCCACCAGCCTGGGTTATCTGCTGGTGGGCGTGGTGCTGGGCCCTTATACCATGGGGCCGGTTGTCTCCATGCCGGAGCTGCATGCGCTGGCCGAGTTCGGCGTGGTTTTTCTGTTGTTCACCATCGGACTCAACTTCTCCATACCCCAGTTGAATGCACTGCGGAATCAGATTCTCGGCCTGGGGACCGGGCAGGTGGTGTTCACCACCCTGGTGGCCGGCGTGGTGGTCTGGCTGGCCGGTCTGCCGGTCGCGGCGGCCTTTGTATTCGGGGCGGTATTTGCCCAATCCTCCACCACCATTATTGCCAGTCTGTTGACCGAGCAGGGGGAGGAGAACAGCCAGCATGGACGGCTCGGTCTGGCCATGTCGGTTTTTCAGGATGTGACCGCGGTGCCGTTCCTGGTCATCATTCCGGTTCTGGGTATGTCGGTAGCGCCGGATGTGCTGTCCGTAACCCTCGTCTGGGCCCTGGCCAAGGCGGTATTTGCTTTCCTGGTGATGTTTTTTGCCGGACGTTGGTTGCTGGGGCCGCTGTTTCAACTGGTTTCCGAACGCCGCTCGCTGGAGATGTTTACCCTGACCGTCCTCCTGGTCGCACTGTTCGCCGCCTGGACCACCCATAGCCTGGGCCTGTCGCTGGCCTTTGGCGGTTTTCTGGCCGGTATGATGCTGGGTGAAACCGAGTTCCGTCACCAGATTGAATCCAGTGTCAGTCCCTTTCGTGATGTACTTTTGGGGCTGTTTTTTATCGGCATCGGCATGCGTTTTGACCCGGCTTCCATTCCGCCCATCTGGCATTGGGCGCTGCTGGGTGCACTACTGATCCTGGTAAGTAAGATTCTGATCGTGGCTATCATGGTGCACCGGGTCACAGCGGATAAACGGGTAGCCTGGCGCACCGGCCTGATGTTGAGTGTGGGGGGCGAGTTCGGACTTGCCCTGATCGCCATCGCGATCGACTCACAGGTGCTGGATCTGCAGCTGAGTCAGGTAGCGATCACCTCTGTGCTCCTCTCCATGGTTGCGGGGGCTATCCTGATTCGGTTCAATGGACCTGTGGTGAATCGCCTGGTGAAGGGGGCTGGTGCGAAGCTCGATTCTTCCGAGGGATTGAAAGATATTCCTGGACAACAGGTTGTGATCGGCGGCTACGGCCGGGTCGGCCATACCATCGCCGTGCTGTTGCACTCCTGCGGGATTCCTTTTGTGGCCGTCGATGCGGATCCAGAACGGGTAGCCCAGGGGCGGGCGGACGGTCACCAGGTGTTTTTTGGTGACATCACCGACCCGGGTTTGCTTGCGGCGATTCACGTGGAGCGGGCATCCCTGCTGGTGATTACAGTGGACGGCTCCGCCACCGCCCTGGGTGCCATATCCTATATGCGTCGGGCCTGCCCCCAGGTGCCGGTGGTGGTTCGGGCGCGGGACCTGGAGTCCAGTACGCAGCTGCTGGATGCCGGCGCCTCCCACGCTTACCCGGAGACCATTGAGGCCAGCCTGCGTCTCGGTGCCAGTGCACTGCAGATGCTCAATGTACCGGTAGATGAAATCGACCAGGTGGTTCAGGGTGTGCGGGACTGGGGTTACCGTCCGGTTCTGGAAAAAGATACAAAGGAGTCCTGA